From Amphiprion ocellaris isolate individual 3 ecotype Okinawa chromosome 2, ASM2253959v1, whole genome shotgun sequence, a single genomic window includes:
- the mpl gene encoding thrombopoietin receptor isoform X2: MDRSCELEIFLIFLWIQVGFVPGIHCNNGIASHLSKEVLLDPPFNVTLHPNGQVGQLQVSWRTNSLKYWDTYEVYRIRYSSRHLGQKTKEVKKGDILNFLVAGEEVEVQIAVKYAMNSDRGHWSSWSHLVRTVVPQSADDISLMCYTSDLHKVTCQWNASRYGAENEYQLFFKTGLSEPLNWSEWTECQADGNFADLCSFSGVESRKVRVQLNSSSSLTSRTFYSEEFTLKNSVKTSAPDPLRGALNKDKLCLEWDAPLPSLSTHLQYEVDYRINGAGGWKMIKDFETHACIEVQAGSQYSVKVRAQPTGSFYSGHWSDWSDVLTGDTPTDIDLLLMLCIPTSMLVTAVIFISLLSTYLSKLKQYFWPPVPNLEKVLQGYLMEINRQKWDPPVTAKQWPEETTSSVVEIMSEDEVSGLGKPTEESRELLSPEQVDGNPRAEVFPDYVTLNKESAILCPQRNSYIYDQVKGDPEVGDELLQTHRCSCTEGSVCVPLCSCSDFLNESYLPLAEPADTFSCKVKAVRAPGNLYTNFPSS, encoded by the exons ATGGATAGGAGCTGTGAGTTGGAGATATTCCTTATTTTCTTGTGGATACAAGTTGGCTTTGTGCCTGGAATACATTGCAATAATGGAATTGCCAGTCACCTGTCAAAGGAAG TTCTTCTTGATCCCCCCTTTAATGTGACTTTACACCCAAACGGCCAAGTGGGACAGCTACAGGTTTCATGGCGCACAAACAGCTTAAAATACTGGGATACATATGAAGTGTACAGGATTCGATACTCCTCCAGGCATCTTGGACAGAAGACAAAAGAG GTGAAGAAGGGCGACATACTGAACTTTCTGGTAGCAGGTGAAGAGGTTGAGGTCCAGATCGCTGTCAAATATGCCATGAATTCAGATAGAGGACACTGGAGCAGCTGGTCTCACCTGGTACGAACTGTGGTTCCCCAAAGTGCAG aTGACATTTCACTAATGTGTTACACCTCTGACCTGCATAAAGTCACCTGTCAGTGGAATGCGAGCAGATACGGTGCAGAGAATGAGTACCAACTTTTCTTCAAAACAGGTCTCAg TGAACCTTTAAACTGGTCGGAGTGGACTGAGTGTCAGGCTGATGGGAACTTTGCTGACCTGTGTTCTTTCTCCGGAGTTGAGTCCAGAAAAGTCAGAGTCCAACTCAACAGCAGTTCATCTCTGACCAGCAGAACCTTTTATTCTGAGGAGTTCACTTTAAAGAACTCAG tgaaaacatcCGCACCAGATCCTCTGAGAGGAGCGCTGAACAAAGACAAGCTGTGTTTGGAGTGGGATGCTCCTCTTCCATCTCTGTCCACTCACCTGCAGTATGAAGTCGACTACAGGATTAACGGTGCTGGAGGATGGAAG ATGATAAAGGACTTCGAGACTCATGCATGTATAGAGGTTCAAGCAGGTAGCCAGTACAGCGTTAAAGTCAGAGCTCAACCTACTGGGTCCTTTTACTCAGGCCACTGGAGTGACTGGTCAGATGTGCTCACTGGTGACACCCCCACTGATATAG ACCTGCTGCTCATGTTGTGTATTCCTACCTCCATGCTGGTAACTGCAGTCATCTTCATCTCCTTGCTTTCCACATACCTCAG tAAGCTCAAGCAGTATTTTTGGCCGCCAGTTCCCAACCTTGAAAAAGTCCTGCAAGGCTATCTGATGGAGATCAACAGGCAGAAATGG GATCCTCCAGTCACAGCCAAACAGTGGCCTGAAGAGACCACTTCATCTGTGGTGGAGATCATGTCTGAAGATGAGGTTTCAGGATTGGGGAAGCCAACAGAAGAATCCAGGGAGCTGCTGTCACCTGAGCAGGTGGACGGGAACCCCAGAGCTGAAGTCTTTCCGGACTATGTGACCCTGAATAAAGAAAGTGCCATTCTTTGCCCTCAGAGAAACAGTTACATTTATGATCAGGTTAAAGGAGACCCGGAGGTAGGAGATGAGCTCCTCCAAACACACCGCTGTTCCTGCACTGAGGGTTCAGTCTGTGTCCCACTGTGCTCATGCTCTGACTTTCTGAACGAGTCCTACCTGCCTCTGGCTGAGCCTGCAGACACATTTAGCTGCAAGGTCAAAGCTGTTAGGGCTCCAGGAAACCTCTATACTAACTTCCCCTCCAGCTAA
- the mpl gene encoding thrombopoietin receptor isoform X1 produces the protein MDRSCELEIFLIFLWIQVGFVPGIHCNNGIASHLSKEDLLLLKDEENPKCFTQRAEDFTCFFETADDGIYDLFYTFEDNPLKSCNMSVRRTEEGTFLHICSFPYSDVMLYVDIYLKVLEHATKTSLYNRTVNIEDHFLLDPPFNVTLHPNGQVGQLQVSWRTNSLKYWDTYEVYRIRYSSRHLGQKTKEVKKGDILNFLVAGEEVEVQIAVKYAMNSDRGHWSSWSHLVRTVVPQSADDISLMCYTSDLHKVTCQWNASRYGAENEYQLFFKTGLSEPLNWSEWTECQADGNFADLCSFSGVESRKVRVQLNSSSSLTSRTFYSEEFTLKNSVKTSAPDPLRGALNKDKLCLEWDAPLPSLSTHLQYEVDYRINGAGGWKMIKDFETHACIEVQAGSQYSVKVRAQPTGSFYSGHWSDWSDVLTGDTPTDIDLLLMLCIPTSMLVTAVIFISLLSTYLSKLKQYFWPPVPNLEKVLQGYLMEINRQKWDPPVTAKQWPEETTSSVVEIMSEDEVSGLGKPTEESRELLSPEQVDGNPRAEVFPDYVTLNKESAILCPQRNSYIYDQVKGDPEVGDELLQTHRCSCTEGSVCVPLCSCSDFLNESYLPLAEPADTFSCKVKAVRAPGNLYTNFPSS, from the exons ATGGATAGGAGCTGTGAGTTGGAGATATTCCTTATTTTCTTGTGGATACAAGTTGGCTTTGTGCCTGGAATACATTGCAATAATGGAATTGCCAGTCACCTGTCAAAGGAAG ATTTGTTGCTGTTGAAGGATGAGGAGAATCCAAAGTGTTTCACTCAGAGAGCAGAGGATTTCACCTGCTTCTTTGAGACTGCAGACGATGGGATTTATGATTTGTTCTACACATTCGAAGA CAACCCCTTAAAAAGCTGTAATATGTCGGTCCGGAGAACAGAAGAAGGAACCTTCCTCCACATCTGCTCATTTCCTTACTCAGATGTCATGTTATATGTGGATATATATCTTAAAGTGTTGGAACATGCTACCAAAACCAGCCTCTACAATCGAACCGTCAACATAGAGGACCATT TTCTTCTTGATCCCCCCTTTAATGTGACTTTACACCCAAACGGCCAAGTGGGACAGCTACAGGTTTCATGGCGCACAAACAGCTTAAAATACTGGGATACATATGAAGTGTACAGGATTCGATACTCCTCCAGGCATCTTGGACAGAAGACAAAAGAG GTGAAGAAGGGCGACATACTGAACTTTCTGGTAGCAGGTGAAGAGGTTGAGGTCCAGATCGCTGTCAAATATGCCATGAATTCAGATAGAGGACACTGGAGCAGCTGGTCTCACCTGGTACGAACTGTGGTTCCCCAAAGTGCAG aTGACATTTCACTAATGTGTTACACCTCTGACCTGCATAAAGTCACCTGTCAGTGGAATGCGAGCAGATACGGTGCAGAGAATGAGTACCAACTTTTCTTCAAAACAGGTCTCAg TGAACCTTTAAACTGGTCGGAGTGGACTGAGTGTCAGGCTGATGGGAACTTTGCTGACCTGTGTTCTTTCTCCGGAGTTGAGTCCAGAAAAGTCAGAGTCCAACTCAACAGCAGTTCATCTCTGACCAGCAGAACCTTTTATTCTGAGGAGTTCACTTTAAAGAACTCAG tgaaaacatcCGCACCAGATCCTCTGAGAGGAGCGCTGAACAAAGACAAGCTGTGTTTGGAGTGGGATGCTCCTCTTCCATCTCTGTCCACTCACCTGCAGTATGAAGTCGACTACAGGATTAACGGTGCTGGAGGATGGAAG ATGATAAAGGACTTCGAGACTCATGCATGTATAGAGGTTCAAGCAGGTAGCCAGTACAGCGTTAAAGTCAGAGCTCAACCTACTGGGTCCTTTTACTCAGGCCACTGGAGTGACTGGTCAGATGTGCTCACTGGTGACACCCCCACTGATATAG ACCTGCTGCTCATGTTGTGTATTCCTACCTCCATGCTGGTAACTGCAGTCATCTTCATCTCCTTGCTTTCCACATACCTCAG tAAGCTCAAGCAGTATTTTTGGCCGCCAGTTCCCAACCTTGAAAAAGTCCTGCAAGGCTATCTGATGGAGATCAACAGGCAGAAATGG GATCCTCCAGTCACAGCCAAACAGTGGCCTGAAGAGACCACTTCATCTGTGGTGGAGATCATGTCTGAAGATGAGGTTTCAGGATTGGGGAAGCCAACAGAAGAATCCAGGGAGCTGCTGTCACCTGAGCAGGTGGACGGGAACCCCAGAGCTGAAGTCTTTCCGGACTATGTGACCCTGAATAAAGAAAGTGCCATTCTTTGCCCTCAGAGAAACAGTTACATTTATGATCAGGTTAAAGGAGACCCGGAGGTAGGAGATGAGCTCCTCCAAACACACCGCTGTTCCTGCACTGAGGGTTCAGTCTGTGTCCCACTGTGCTCATGCTCTGACTTTCTGAACGAGTCCTACCTGCCTCTGGCTGAGCCTGCAGACACATTTAGCTGCAAGGTCAAAGCTGTTAGGGCTCCAGGAAACCTCTATACTAACTTCCCCTCCAGCTAA